One Punica granatum isolate Tunisia-2019 chromosome 3, ASM765513v2, whole genome shotgun sequence genomic window carries:
- the LOC116200324 gene encoding serine/threonine receptor-like kinase NFP: protein MAATTLLFLFLFLLSSVIGITSQSLLDSGANFSCSNEPPCETYLAYFAQLPNFASFGNISDLFGVSRLDIMRSSNLASKEDTLAPGQLLLVPVTCGCNGTPYFSNVTYDIKKDDNYYLVSVGAFENLTNWHVVEDMNPKLNPNFLAVGTKVVFPLFCKCPSKSLRVTGINYLITYVWQPGDTVLSVANKFNATPDDILSENGNYRNNFTLAVYQPVLIPVSEFPMLSQLYDPPLKKHTSSRARSTLTIAISSGIAVCILLGVSLSLYIYRLRPRRGKSLERKGSSLETSDLIQMKDFSKFENFSLKIVQDKLLPGISGYLGKPTVYEKKAIMEATMNLGEHCRLGKSVYRAFIDGQLLAVKRIKDEIGEELKILQRVNHANLVKLVGVSLPEEGNDFFFLVYEYAENGPLDKWLYRKCTSSSSSGSPVLLTWSQRLRIALDVAIGLQYLHEHTQPSIVHGDIRTGNILLDSRFKAKISNFTLARPTVGPLALKVDVYAFGVLLLELLSGKKTMGTEENGQFWMQWRDTDMILEAEEGKEERLRNWMDQNMEGLYPIEGVLSLVSLARACTSEKALLRPTMTEIVFNLSVLIYSSSSEVLERSWASSGMEAEEVVQIIKPITAR from the coding sequence ATGGCAGCAACCACattgcttttcctcttcctcttcctcctctcctcAGTCATCGGGATCACATCTCAATCTCTGCTCGATTCGGGCGCGAACTTCTCATGCTCAAATGAACCCCCTTGTGAGACATACCTGGCCTACTTCGCACAACTCCCCAACTTTGCGAGTTTCGGGAACATATCGGACCTATTCGGGGTAAGCCGCCTCGATATCATGCGGTCGAGCAACCTCGCTTCCAAGGAGGACACCCTCGCCCCGGGGCAGCTCCTCCTTGTCCCAGTGACTTGTGGGTGCAATGGGACCCCCTACTTCTCGAATGTGACGTATGACATCAAGAAGGACGACAACTACTACCTGGTGTCAGTTGGCGCTTTCGAGAACCTCACCAATTGGCACGTCGTGGAGGACATGAACCCCAAACTAAATCCGAATTTCCTCGCTGTTGGGACAAAAGTTGTGTTTCCTCTGTTCTGTAAGTGCCCTTCGAAGTCTCTCCGGGTGACAGGAATTAACTACCTGATAACTTATGTTTGGCAGCCTGGTGACACTGTCCTGTCCGTAGCTAACAAGTTTAATGCAACACCGGACGATATACTTTCCGAAAATGGTAACTACCGGAATAATTTCACTCTTGCCGTGTACCAGCCTGTGCTGATCCCCGTGTCTGAGTTTCCCATGCTGTCTCAACTGTACGACCCGCCCCTAAAGAAACATACATCCAGTCGTGCCAGAAGTACTCTTACCATTGCAATCTCTTCCGGAATTGCTGTTTGTATTCTCCTTGGAGTTTCCTTATCTCTGTATATCTACCGTTTGAGACCCCGGAGAGGCAAGAGTTTGGAAAGGAAAGGTTCGTCCTTGGAAACATCCGACTTGATTCAAATGAAAGACTTCTCAAAGTTTGAGAACTTCAGCCTGAAGATTGTCCAAGACAAGTTGCTCCCTGGTATTTCAGGATATCTCGGGAAACCGACGGTTTATGAAAAGAAAGCAATCATGGAGGCTACAATGAATCTTGGGGAGCACTGCAGATTAGGAAAATCGGTTTACCGGGCCTTCATCGATGGGCAGTTGCTAGCAGTGAAGAGGATCAAGGACGAAATCGGCGAAGAATTGAAGATTCTGCAGAGAGTAAACCATGCGAATTTAGTCAAATTGGTTGGAGTCTCACTGCCTGAAGAGGGGaatgatttcttcttcttggttTATGAATATGCCGAGAATGGACCATTGGACAAGTGGTTGTATCGGAAGTGTActtcatcctcctcctcgGGGTCGCCGGTGCTCCTGACTTGGAGCCAAAGGTTGAGAATTGCTCTTGATGTTGCGATTGGGCTTCAGTATTTGCATGAACATACACAACCGAGCATCGTCCATGGAGATATCCGAACTGGCAATATACTCTTGGACTCGAGGTTTAAGGCCAAAATATCGAACTTCACTCTAGCAAGGCCTACTGTTGGCCCGCTGGCCCTCAAGGTGGATGTCTATGCGTTTGGGGTACTGCTGCTGGAGCTTCTCTCAGGAAAGAAGACCATGGGGACGGAGGAGAACGGGCAGTTTTGGATGCAATGGAGGGATACCGACATGATACTGGAAGCGGAAGAGGGCAAGGAGGAGAGGCTGAGGAATTGGATGGACCAGAACATGGAAGGGCTTTACCCGATTGAAGGGGTACTGAGCTTGGTTTCATTGGCTAGGGCGTGCACATCTGAGAAGGCCTTGTTGAGGCCAACCATGACTGAGATCGTGTTTAACCTATCAGTTCTGATTTATTCGTCTAGTTCCGAGGTCTTGGAGAGGTCTTGGGCTTCTTCAGGTATGGAAGCAGAGGAGGTGGTTCAGATCATTAAACCGATCACTGCTCGCTGA
- the LOC116202023 gene encoding probable calcium-binding protein CML41, with amino-acid sequence MANDRHIKSPTKWFKSGLRLSFQSRLSRSRFRSRSRSGSSPSSSSQDELRGVFAHFDTDGDGKISASELRAYFRSVGEALSLSEAQGVINDHDTDGDGLIDFDDFVKLMKMEGGHGSVGDEQEEDLRRAFEMFEHEKGSGCITPKGLQMMLRRLGDSKSYDDCVAMIQVYDIDGNGVLDFHEFHQMMA; translated from the coding sequence ATGGCCAACGATAGACACATCAAATCACCCACCAAATGGTTCAAAAGTGGCCTGAGGCTAAGCTTCCAAAGCCGGCTCTCTCGATCTCGGTTTCGTTCCCGCTCTCGCTCGGGTTCCTCGCCCTCGAGCTCCAGTCAAGACGAGCTGAGAGGAGTTTTCGCCCATTTCGACACTGACGGGGATGGAAAGATCTCTGCCTCTGAGCTCCGGGCGTACTTCCGGTCAGTTGGGGAAGCCCTGTCCCTCAGTGAAGCACAGGGAGTGATCAACGATCATGACACCGATGGAGACGGGCTGATAGACTTTGACGACTTCGTGAAGCTGATGAAGATGGAAGGCGGCCACGGCAGTGTAGGCGATGAGCAGGAGGAGGATCTGAGGAGGGCATTCGAGATGTTCGAGCACGAGAAAGGGTCGGGCTGCATAACCCCAAAGGGGCTCCAGATGATGCTCCGACGGTTAGGAGACTCAAAGTCATACGACGACTGTGTCGCGATGATTCAAGTCTATGATATCGATGGGAATGGCGTGCTTGATTTTCATGAGTTTCATCAAATGATGGCTTGA
- the LOC116198691 gene encoding probable galacturonosyltransferase-like 1, with protein MPKLSLLQHCSLPPFLLLFLLAAATPAVQQFKEAPKFYNSPDCLAIDTGLDGTETVDSGLPSICSDKAVHVAMTLDLAYLRGSMAVILSALQHTSCPENISFHFVTSASADSSLLRRTIAASFPYLRFEIYSLEESSVLGLISTSIREALDCPLNYARNYLANLLPPCIRRVVYLDSDLVLVDDILNLAATPLGDTAVLAAPEYCNANFTSYFTPTFWSNPTLSLTFEGRNACYFNTGVMVIDLERWRKGDCTMKIVEWMELQKRMRIYELGSLPPFLLVFAGNIAPVDHRWNQHGLGGDNFRGLCRNLHPGSVSLLHWSGKGKPWARLDENRACPMDALWAPYDLLHTPSASFES; from the coding sequence ATGCCTAAACTCTCACTTCTTCAGCATTGCTCTCTTCCCCCttttctcctcctcttcctccttgcCGCTGCCACGCCCGCCGTTCAACAATTCAAGGAAGCACCGAAGTTCTACAACTCCCCAGACTGCCTCGCCATCGACACTGGACTCGATGGCACAGAAACCGTCGACAGCGGCCTCCCAAGTATATGTTCTGATAAGGCAGTCCATGTAGCGATGACCCTCGACTTGGCCTACCTCCGTGGCTCGATGGCTGTGATCCTCTCAGCCCTCCAGCACACCTCGTGCCCCGAGAACATAAGCTTCCACTTCGTCACCTCTGCCTCGGCCGACTCTTCCCTCCTCCGCCGTACTATCGCCGCCTCCTTCCCTTACCTTCGCTTTGAGATCTATTCCCTCGAAGAGAGCTCTGTATTAGGCCTCATCTCCACCTCGATCAGGGAAGCCCTGGACTGTCCCCTTAACTATGCCCGGAACTACCTAGCCAACCTCCTCCCGCCTTGCATCCGTCGTGTAGTCTATCTCGACTCTGACTTGGTCCTCGTGGATGACATCCTAAACCTCGCTGCCACCCCACTTGGGGACACTGCAGTCCTAGCAGCACCTGAGTACTGCAATGCAAACTTTACCTCCTATTTTACCCCGACATTCTGGTCCAACCCGACCTTGTCCCTAACTTTCGAGGGCCGGAACGCGTGTTACTTCAACACGGGTGTAATGGTGATCGACCTAGAGAGGTGGCGCAAGGGGGATTGCACAATGAAGATCGTGGAGTGGATGGAGCTCCAGAAGAGGATGAGGATCTACGAGCTGGGATCACTGCCTCCATTCTTGCTCGTTTTTGCCGGGAACATAGCACCGGTCGACCACAGGTGGAACCAGCATGGACTAGGAGGGGATAACTTTCGGGGCTTGTGCCGAAATTTGCACCCCGGGTCAGTGAGCCTCTTGCATTGGAGCGGGAAGGGGAAGCCATGGGCTAGGCTTGACGAGAACCGCGCATGCCCGATGGATGCCCTATGGGCCCCTTACGATCTCCTACATACTCCCTCTGCATCCTTCGAGTCATGA
- the LOC116200829 gene encoding E3 ubiquitin-protein ligase RNF185 produces MESGLRDSASHQTRGSSSSSGGGTAAANEAGDFECNICFELAQDPVVTLCGHLYCWPCLYRWLYHHSQCHECPVCKALIQEEKLVPLYGRGKSSADPRSKSYPGIDIPNRPSGQRPETAAPPPPPETNPFGNYGFGFMGGFMPMATARFGNFTLSTAFGGLIPALFNVQFQGFQDATVYGTTSGYPYGFNAFHGGHAHGFPQPPTRGQQADNVLKNLFILIGVFVVLALICW; encoded by the coding sequence ATGGAAAGTGGTTTAAGAGATTCAGCCAGCCACCAGACCCGGGGCTCGTCATCTTCCTCAGGTGGTGGTACTGCTGCGGCCAATGAGGCTGGAGATTTCGAGTGCAACATCTGCTTTGAGCTGGCCCAGGACCCAGTCGTGACCCTTTGTGGTCACCTCTACTGCTGGCCCTGCTTGTATCGATGGCTCTATCATCACTCACAGTGCCATGAATGTCCTGTGTGCAAGGCCCTCATACAGGAGGAGAAGCTCGTCCCGCTTTATGGTCGAGGGAAGTCCTCGGCTGACCCGAGATCGAAATCCTACCCAGGCATTGATATCCCAAACCGCCCCTCTGGGCAGAGGCCAGAGACTGCTGCCCCTCCTCCCCCACCCGAAACAAACCCATTTGGAAACTACGGTTTTGGGTTCATGGGTGGGTTCATGCCGATGGCCACTGCAAGGTTTGGGAACTTCACACTCTCCACAGCCTTTGGAGGTCTCATCCCTGCCCTGTTCAATGTGCAGTTCCAGGGGTTCCAGGATGCGACTGTATATGGAACCACTTCAGGATACCCTTACGGGTTTAATGCATTCCATGGGGGCCATGCCCATGGGTTCCCGCAGCCCCCAACAAGGGGGCAGCAGGCCGATAACGTGCTCAAGAATCTGTTCATACTGATTGGTGTCTTTGTGGTACTCGCCTTGATTTGTTGGTGA